The DNA segment GCAGCTACGCTGGTGAAGCGCGGATAGCCCTGGAGCAGACGCTCGCCCGCCGCGCGCATCTCGGCATTGGGCTCGACGCCAAAGACGCGATTGCCGTGCTTCAGAAATAGCTCGGCCAGAATGCCGGTGCCGGAGCCAATATCCGCGACGATCGAGCTGCTGGTCAGGCGACACTCCGCCTTGAGCAGGTCGATCACCGCCTCAGGATACGTCGGACGATATTTGATGTAGTCCTCCACCCGGCTGGAGAAACGCTTGGTCGAGTCGCTCATCGTTTCGAGTTCCAAGTTCAAAGTTTCAAGTTCAAAGGTTCGCGTTGTGGCCCTCATCCAATCGCCGCCCAAAGGGCACCCGGCCACCCGTGCCCCACGCTGAGGCGGGCCTCCGCGTTCGCGGCCTGCGGCAGAGGAGTGGGGAAGAATCTCGACCCATTTCTTGGTTCCTCCCCTTTGTTCTTTGTTTGTCTCTCCCCTTGTTCCGTTGTTCTCTTGTTCCCTTGTTCCGTTGTTTGAGTTTATGATTAACAGAGGAATCGTGTCAAGGATCGTCGGGCAGGCTATTGCTCGAAGCAGAGGAGGCGAACGGCTATGCCATCAGCGCAACACTACGACGCGATCGTGATCGGGGCTGGACAGGCGGGCGGGCCGCTCTCGACCGCGCTGGCGCGTTCAGGCAGGAAGACCGCGCTGATCGAGCGCGAGCATGTGGGCGGCACCTGCATCAACGAGGGCTGCACGCCAACCAAGACGATGGTCGCGAGCGCGCGCGTGGCCTACCTGGCCCGTCGCGCCGCCGACTATGGCGTCCAGACCGGCCCGGTGGCAATCGATCTGAGGAGGGTCAGGCAGCGCAAGCGCGACATCGTCGAAAGCTTCCGATCGGGCAGCCAGCGCCGCATCGAGAGCACCGACGGCGTGGATCTGCTGGCGGGCGAGGCCAGCTTCACCGCTCCCAAAGCGATCACGGTGCGGCTGGCGGATGGCGAGGAGCGCGCGCTGACCGCCGATCTGGTGTTTATCAACACCGGCGCGCGTCCGGCGCAGCCATCGCTGCCGGGGCTGGAGCAGGTGCCGACGCTCGACTCGACATCGATCATGGAGCTGGACGCGGTGCCCGATCATCTGCTGGTGCTGGGCGGCGGCTACATCGGCCTGGAGTTCGGCCAGATGTTCCGGCGCTTCGGCAGCCGCGTCACGATCGTGCAGCGCGGGCCGAAGCTGCTCGCGCGCGAAGACGACGACGTGGCCGAGGCGGTCGCCGACATTCTGCGCGAAGACGGCATTGAGGTATTCCTCGACACCGAGGCCCTGCGCGTGGAGCAGGCCGACGAACAGATTCGGCTGATGGTCCGCACGCCCGACGGCGAGCGCGCGCTGGCAGGATCGCACTTGCTGGTCGCCACGGGCCGCACGCCGAACACGGAGCGGCTCAACCTGCAAGCGGCGGGCATTGCCGCCGACCAGCACGGCCTGATCCAGGTCGATGAGCGGCTGGAGACGAACGTGCCGGGGATCTACGCGCTGGGCGATGTCAAAGGTGGCCCGGCCTTCACACACATCTCATACGACGACTTCCGCATCATTCGCACCAACCTGATCGAGGGCGGCAAGGCCACGACCAACGGGCGATACGTGCCCTACACCGTCTTCATCGATCCTCAACTGGGCCGCGTTGGGCTGAGTGAAGACGAGGCCCGCAAGCAGGGCCGCACGATCCGCGTCGCCAAAATGCCGATGAGCCACGTCGCCCGCGCGCTTGAGGTCGACGAGACTCGCGGCTTTATGAAGGCGATCGTCGACGCCGAAACCGATCAGATCCTTGGCGTTACGATCCTGGGCGTCGATGGCGGCGAGGTGATGGCTCAGGCGCAGATCGCGATGATGGGCCGACTTCCGTACACCATGCTGCGCGACGCCATCTTTGCTCATCCAACCCTGGCCGAGTCGCTCAACAATTTGTTTATGTCAATGGACGAGTAGGCCGCTTGTCGATTGATTGACACCGTCCGGGGCGTATTGCGACACGCCCCGGAGCACGCCGCCCCGCCGATCGCGCAGGGAATAACAAATGCTGTACTACCATCGCAATCATTCGAGCGCAGGCGCATAGATGGAGGACATGTGTGGAACTAGCGATGATCGGTTTGGGCAAGATGGGCGGAAATATGACCGAGCGGTTGCTGCGGGGTGGGCATCGCGTGGTCGCCTACGATCGCAACCCTGAGGCGGTGCAGGCGGCGGTCGCCGCCGGAGCAGTTGGCGTGGCCTCGCTTGAGGAGCTGGTGCGACAGCTCGGCAGCCCGCGCGTGATCTGGATGATGGTTCCGGCGGGCGCTCCCGTGGACGCGACGATCGCGGCGCTGCAACCGCTGCTGCAACCGGGCGACATCCTGATCGACGGCGGCAACTCGCTGTACAAAGAAACCCAGGCCCGCGCGGCGCAGCTTGAGCAGCACGGCATCGCCTACATCGACGCGGGAACGAGCGGCGGTATCTGGGGTCTGCGCGAGGGCTACTGCCTGATGGTCGGCGGCCCCCGCGCAGCCGTCGCGCACGTCGAGCCAATCATGCGCACGCTCGCGCCTGAGGGCGGCTACGCACACGTCGGGCCGAGCGGCGCTGGGCATTTCACCAAGATGGTCCACAACGGCATCGAGTACGGCCTGATGCAGGCCTACGCCGAAGGCTTCGAGATCTTACAGGCAAAAAGCGAGCTGGGCCTTGATCTGCACCAGATCGCGGCGCTGTGGAACCACGGCAGCGTGATTCGCTCCTGGCTGCTGGAGCTGGCCGAGCGGATGTTTGCCGACGAGCCCGACCTCGCCTCGATCAAAGGCTGGGTCGCGGATTCGGGCGAGGGGCGCTGGACGGTCCAGGCGGCGATCGAGCAGGCGGTGCCCGCGCCGGTGATCACCCTGGCGCTGATGCAGCGCTTCGCGTCACGGCAGGACGAGTCGTTCGCGGCGAAGGTCGTCGCGGGGCTGCGCCACCAGTTTGGCGGACACGACGTTAAGCGCGAGACGTAGCGGCGACGAGACGCACATGCAGCGCGGCGCTGTCGCACATCAGCGTTGAGGCGAGCAGCGATGCGCTGGCCCAATTAGGAAGCGAGTGGCTCCAGTCGCGGGAGAGACGACCGGCAGCGGTTCGCTTCGGGCGGCAAGATCCTACTCCTGATCGTCGAGGGGCGGCGCAGGAACCAGCCGATCGGGGTGCGTTCCATGCTGGGTGAGCAGATGATCGACCAGCTTCAGCAGCGTTTCGAGATCGAACGGCTTGGTCAGCACATGCACATCCAGCATCGCAAACGCCGATTGCAGCACATCGACGTGCCGGAGCGCGGCGCTACAGATCACGATCGGGATCGTCGCCGTGACGGGTTGCAGCCGCAGCGCTTGCAGCGCGTCCCAGCCGATCAGATGGCCGTCGAAGAGCAGATCGAGAACGATCAGATCAGGGGCAATGCGGGCAATCGTGAGTGGGTCGAACCGAGGGGTAGACTGAAGAATAACCTCGTAGCCTTCGTCTTGAAAAAGCGCCTGATATAACGCCAGGAGCGGAGGACTATCCTCGATCACAAGAATTCGCGCCGTCATACCTATCTTCCTTGTACATCGCCCGCCTGGAGCGCAGCCGGAAGGTACATCGTCGAGCCAACGAGGCCGACTGGCACGCTGTGGCTCGCCACGCTCGACGCTACCACGTTCTTACCAGTTCCATCGTGCGCGCGCGTGTGTCAGCAATTATACCGGTAAGCGCTGTTATAACAGGCTACCACACACACTTCAATCAGACATTGATGCGATCGGTATCGAAGTACCATGTGTGGCCTAGACCTCGCACGTGAGCCTGGTTCTCTTTTACAGCGGGGCTATAGAAACAATAACGAGTCCTCATTTGCGCCCAGCCGCTGCATCTGGTATAATGCGCGAGTTGTTGAAATGGTTTGGCTCCTCACGTTGCCTCGGATCGATCGTATCTGTGATCCTTCTCCCGCGCTCGTTGACTCCAATCCCTGAGACAATTTGAGTATCTTTAGTTTTGGAGTAGCAAGCAATGAGCTTTGCAGACAAGACGTTGACCTGCCGCGACTGTGGCATGGGATTCACCTTTACGACCGGCGAGCAGGAGTTTTACGCGCAGAAGGGCTTCGACAACGAGCCAACCCGGTGCGCAAACTGCCGCCAGACGCACAAGCAGAGCCGCAACGGCGGTGGCGGCTACAACAGCCGTGACAGCTATGGCGGTGGCTACAGCAGCCGCGACAGCTATGGTGGTGGCCGCGAGCAGCGCGAGATGCACACGACAACGTGCTCATCCTGCGGACGCGACGCGCAAGTGCCGTTCGTGCCGCGCGGCGACAAGCCCGTGTACTGCTCGGATTGTTTCCAGAGCCAGCGCTCGAATCAGCGGAACGACCGCTGGTAAATTAATAATCTGCTTCCGGCGAATAGCAAAGCTTGCCGAATTCGGCAAGCTTTGCTGTCTGTATCGCACCAGCCGCGCCGGACGCTTCGATATGCTCAAGACTATCGGCTGGG comes from the Herpetosiphonaceae bacterium genome and includes:
- a CDS encoding zinc-ribbon domain containing protein, whose protein sequence is MSFADKTLTCRDCGMGFTFTTGEQEFYAQKGFDNEPTRCANCRQTHKQSRNGGGGYNSRDSYGGGYSSRDSYGGGREQREMHTTTCSSCGRDAQVPFVPRGDKPVYCSDCFQSQRSNQRNDRW
- a CDS encoding response regulator encodes the protein MTARILVIEDSPPLLALYQALFQDEGYEVILQSTPRFDPLTIARIAPDLIVLDLLFDGHLIGWDALQALRLQPVTATIPIVICSAALRHVDVLQSAFAMLDVHVLTKPFDLETLLKLVDHLLTQHGTHPDRLVPAPPLDDQE
- a CDS encoding mercuric reductase, yielding MPSAQHYDAIVIGAGQAGGPLSTALARSGRKTALIEREHVGGTCINEGCTPTKTMVASARVAYLARRAADYGVQTGPVAIDLRRVRQRKRDIVESFRSGSQRRIESTDGVDLLAGEASFTAPKAITVRLADGEERALTADLVFINTGARPAQPSLPGLEQVPTLDSTSIMELDAVPDHLLVLGGGYIGLEFGQMFRRFGSRVTIVQRGPKLLAREDDDVAEAVADILREDGIEVFLDTEALRVEQADEQIRLMVRTPDGERALAGSHLLVATGRTPNTERLNLQAAGIAADQHGLIQVDERLETNVPGIYALGDVKGGPAFTHISYDDFRIIRTNLIEGGKATTNGRYVPYTVFIDPQLGRVGLSEDEARKQGRTIRVAKMPMSHVARALEVDETRGFMKAIVDAETDQILGVTILGVDGGEVMAQAQIAMMGRLPYTMLRDAIFAHPTLAESLNNLFMSMDE
- the gnd gene encoding decarboxylating 6-phosphogluconate dehydrogenase; translated protein: MELAMIGLGKMGGNMTERLLRGGHRVVAYDRNPEAVQAAVAAGAVGVASLEELVRQLGSPRVIWMMVPAGAPVDATIAALQPLLQPGDILIDGGNSLYKETQARAAQLEQHGIAYIDAGTSGGIWGLREGYCLMVGGPRAAVAHVEPIMRTLAPEGGYAHVGPSGAGHFTKMVHNGIEYGLMQAYAEGFEILQAKSELGLDLHQIAALWNHGSVIRSWLLELAERMFADEPDLASIKGWVADSGEGRWTVQAAIEQAVPAPVITLALMQRFASRQDESFAAKVVAGLRHQFGGHDVKRET